In the genome of Cynocephalus volans isolate mCynVol1 chromosome 10, mCynVol1.pri, whole genome shotgun sequence, the window GGGAAGGCAGAGAGGGAATGTGCAGAGGGCAGGTTCTCCACCTCCTTCACTGACTCATTCCAATTGAGTGCTAGGCACAATGCTTGCTATGTGGTGGGGGAGACGGACATTAAATCAGTGAGTACCTCAATACATAACCTCCATAACCTCAGCTTGAGATGGGGTTTCAGTCCAGGCATCAGATGAAGACAAGAGGTATCGGGGGCATTCAGGGGACAAGAGGGCAGCAGGAACTAGAGGGTAAGAGGGGATAGGGTAGGCAGGGCTCTGCTGGCCACATTATGCCCCTACCTCCTCAGGGTCTACAGTACTGTGAATGGGAAGCAGAAGAAGTGCTACAAGGGCTCCCAGGGTGATGAAGGGTCCCTGCTGAAGGTGAGGAGTGGGGGCCTCCAGAGTGAAAACCACACATAAACACCCCTGCACAGGGCCCCCCTATCTGCTGCCCTGATGGGCCTCCTGAGACCTGTATCCTTGGTGCTTAATCAAAAGATCACACTCTGACCAGCACCCACTCAGGCTTGGTGAAGCAAGTGTGCTTGGGAAGAGGGTGTTGGGAGGGTGGTCCTGACTGCTTCACTTTTATTACTGAGCCCTTTCCCAAGGGGGAGCATTTAAGTGGGTTCCACTTTGAGTGGCAACAGGGTGTGGTGGGAGGAATCACAGGCACAGACTCCTCTCCTGGCTTTCCTTTTGCCACATATGTTGTTACCCAGGACAAGGTGAGGACCTTCTCAGAGCGTCTGGACTAGGAGAGTTATGAGTTCAGTCTCTAGGTTCAGACCTCAGCTCTGTTTCAggctaactgtgtgaccttggtccaGTGTCATCTCTTGAGcctgtttcatcatctgtaaaatgaaaataaaaacagtttctATCATAGAGCTGTTCTGTGGAGGAATTAAGTTTGCACATGTACGgtgcttagcacagggcctggctaCCATTATTACTGTTGTGGCGGTCATTAAtgtcttcacctgtaaaatgggagcaggAGTTCCTACCCTACTAGAGTGTATGTCATGAGGGTTACCTGAGATGATTCCTTGTGCCAAGCGTCAGCACAAGGCGTCTTCAGTCAGAGAGGGCTGGGATGTTTGGCCCAGGCCTCTCTATAGGTAAGAAGCAGGAAGCCTGAGTGATGTATGGTTCCCCTTCCTGGCAGGTCCACGTGGACCCCTCAGGCACCTTTCTAGCCACAAGCTGCTCTGACAAAAGCATCTCGGTGATTGACTTTTACTCGGGCGAGTGCATTGCCAAGATGTTTGGCCATTCAGGTGGGTGTGCCTCGCTGTTGGGACACCTCCCTACCTGCCCACACTGCCTGTGACTCAGAAGGCAAGTGTACCTTCTATGCTTTGCTTGCAGAAATCGTCACCAGCATGAAGTTTACCTATGATTGTCATCACTTGATCACAGTATCTGGAGACAGGTGGGACAGGCCTGGAGGCTTCCCTGCTGCTCTTCCCTGTGGGAGTGGGTGGGACATATACTGCGGGGAGAGTGGGGACTCAGACACCAGGAACACAGAGCTCAACGCCTGTCTGTGTAGAGAGCACTTCTGAGCTTTCCAGCTTACTCCATCTTGGACAGTGTGCACCCAAGATCCCAGATCCGTCACTTATATtcttgtgaccttgagcaggtcatttcccttctctgagcctcagtttgctcctaTGTAAGAGAGATGACACCATCTACCTTGAAAATTGCATGATGAGAATTGAACGAGGTGATATATATAAATTCTTTAGCATGTGGTTGGTGCCAGAGGAAGTCCCTTTTCTTGCTCCCTTGGATATACCACAATCCTTCCCTACAACCCCCTTCTTTGGGTCTTGGGGCCTCCTGGTTTGCTGGGATGCCCTGGACATGGGCCCAGGGTGTAGATCTGAGAAAGTCCAGAGCCCCTGCACTAAACTGGTGGGGTGTTTTCCAGGAGGGTCTGGGGAATGGGGTCTTGGCTGTGGTGATCCAGGTTACTCCAGGATCAGACGAGGCTGTGGCTCCGtgttccctcttcctcccccttcctCATCACTCTTGACCTCTATAGCTGTGTGTTCATTTGGCACCTGGGCCCAGAGATCACCAACTGCATGAAGCAGCACTTGCTGGAGATCAATcaccaggagcagcagcagcagcagcagcacaccAAGGACAGGAAGTGGAGCAGCCACCCCAGGTCCTGGTGGCCCCCTGCTTATCCCCTATCTGTCCGTTCACCAGAGGAATGTCTCCTTGTACTAGGCTCCATGAGGAGTGATGCTCGGGACATAGCCACAGTCAAGACAGCCCTGGGCCCTGCCTTCAGTGCACCACAgcctagtgggggagacagacttTGAATATAAAGTTAGAGTAATATATATGAGAAGGTTTGCAAAGTGGAAAAGCAGAGAGCTTGGTGAGGCTCTGAGCACTGTGATGGGGAAGGCCCAGGGGCTGTGGGGACCAGGGGAGGCCCCTGACCTAGCTAGCAGTAGGAGGAGGGTGGCCTGGACAGGGCTACTGTAGGGAAGGGTCCAAGGGAACTGAAGTATCTTCTTACTCTTTAAATGATAGCTACCTTCACTTATTTCTTTGAGTCTTCTAAACCTATTTCTTTAAAGTCTTTATGCTGTAAAACCAGTTTATTTGGAGTGAACTCATGTTCTAGTTTTTGATTTGAGATTTGATTTGGGGGGTACTTATTTTGAGTgggaaggtttttgtttttattctctctcccGCCTCTGTCCGTGACTGTGcctctccgtcttgaggctctgCCATTGCCTCCATGCAGCCACCTAGGCCCCCATGCAGACCAGGGCTTGACCTGGACTGAGGTGGTATTGGAGGCATCACAGATGGGCTCTTGGTTTTGAGGCTTTCAGCCTACCTGCTGCTATGAGCAGGGTCATGGCTCCAGTACCCACCTCATATCAAGCATGTTTTAGTCTCCCATACTCCAGAGGAGCCAAAACCTCATAGCTACCACTTGAAGGAAAGCTAGCAGCTCAGAACTGCAACCCCACTAtctgctttgttttctgtttcattgctATAGCCCTTGGAAAGTTTGTCTTATTTCTGAGCCCAGCCTTTGTTATACCTCATTATTTGTGGTGACGTGGAAGGGGTGTGTCAAGTGAGAGACCTCCCtgcaccatcttgaccagaagccaagaATATGTTCATATGGAGCTTAGCACAGGGCCCAGTCTAGGcaagctccccacccccacctatTTACATATAGTTCTTTCATTATCATCCTCCTTCCTGGCTTTAGGCAGGAGACATATGTATCCATGCCCAGTGAGATTCGTTCCCTAAGCCCTGGAGAACAGACAGAAGATGAACTGGAGGAAGAGTGTGAACCAGAAGAGCTGCTGAAGACACCATCCAAAGAGAGCTTGGATCCAGGTTGGGAAAAGGGCCAGTCTGTAGGGGCCCTATTTTGAACTCTGTCAGTGTAGGGAATCATGGCTGGGTTTTGCCCACTGCTTTGttttcagtgcctggcacatattgaAACTCAATAATATTAGTCAAGACTCTTTCAGTGTAATAGCAACCAGACTCTCATTGGCTTAAGCTGGAAAGTGAATTTCTTGGTTCATGTAACTGCAAATATGAGAGGATTGTCTGCaagcatggctggatccaggtaGTCAAATGATGTTAAAAGGAAGATTTTTCCTCCATCTTTTGGCTCTGCTTTTCTTTGTGTTGGCTTTGCTTTCAGGCATACTCTCCCTTTACTAGGGGACAAGATGCCCACAGCAGCTACGGTTTATAAAACTCCATGGAGAAAAGAGCACTTCTTTGCTAGATAGCCCCACCAAAAGTCCTGGGGCCGTGACTCATGTTCCTGGATAAATCATGTGCCCATTTCTGAGTGAATCACTGTAACTGGCCAGGCCCGAATCATGTTATCACATCCGAGGGCAGAGGCTTTAGTCAGCTCCACTCACCACCTGACCAAAGGGGGAGGGTGGTGTCCTGGGGAAAAGCAGGGTGGTGGTAACTAGAAGACAGAACAGATTCTGTTGTTCAAGCAAAAGGGAGAGTAGTAGCTTAACAACTTTAGAAAAGGCCAGTTCCCAAATTTCAGCCCCTCTGCATAGGCCCTCATGGTTGCAAGTTGGTTTAAAAGGTCCAGACATCAGAGATAtgattgaagaggagagaatccCTCCTGAGAATCTCCTTTAGAGAGGCATTTCTTTCCCAAAAGCCCCTGGCAGGCTACCGTCAGTTCCTATTGGCTGTGATGTTTCTAGCTGCCAAAGAGGCTAGGAACAATGACTAGCACTGGCTGCTTTTAGGGTGGGTGGTAGCCTCTTCCAACAAGTAGAAAACAGGCAGGGGCTGACTGACAGGCAACAGCAATATGAGAATTCAGCCTTGGAAAACCAAACATTGCATAGTAAGCTAATTTTCCTTGTCACCACCCTCATACCCAAACCAATATCCTCTCTAGGTTGACCACTTTAATTAGTATGAATTCTTATAGGTCTTATGAAACACATCATATTATTTATGTCCATAAATTACATTATTCTGcagatatttttctgtatttttttcctctcaaaagtGTCTCCATCCATTTGTTGGATACAAAGCAGAGGCCTCCATCTTTTAACCAGTACCATAGTACAGTTTTTTAAGTTACTCCCCTCCAGGTGGGCATTTACACTTTTCCCTGATTTTACACCACCTTTGTGCATGAGGCTTTCCCGACCACTCCTGGGCCTCCTCCTTGGGCACGTGTGAGAGTATTTCTCCAGGATAGAGACTGAGGAGTGGCACCATTGGGTCCTGGGGttagtacattttttattttaaagaacccCAAGAGCTCTCCAAATGCAGTTACTGCCCTACCCAGCATTGTGTTAGGCCCTCCATCCCTCCCCGCCACCCCCAGTTTTTTGGCCAACATGTTGTAGTATTAAGAATTTTAATCTTGATCAATCTTATGAGTAAACATTGTGTCCcattgtttaaatttgcatttccttgacaattagtgacattgagcatcttttgatccatcagtTCCTATGTTGCCTCTTTGGAGAACTACCTGTTTGTGTATATTGCCCATTTGTCTATTGGGTTGTTTGTCCTATTTTCATGGATTCTATGTATCTCTCCAGATCCTCGGTGCCTGCTGACCAATGGCAAGCTACCACTCTGGGCAAAGCGGTTGGTGAGTCTTCCAGGAGAGTGGGACACCCTAGCGGCTAGCAAAGGAGGGTGCCCTTCTGTGTTCTTCCATGTCTCTCCCTTCCCTGGAGAGCCCTTCTCATCCTTTCAGTCTCGGCCTAGACAGCCCTTCATCCATGCAACATGTATGCCCTGTGCCAGACATCGTTCTGGCCTCCAGGGATACAGTAGGGAGCAAAGAAGACAAAGGTCTCTCCCTTCACAGGCTCACCTGCTAGTGTGGGAGAGGGATAGTATCCACGTTATATAGTATATTGGGAGATGATACGTGCTACGGAGGGGAAAAAAATCGAGaaggaaaataagaattattgGAGGATGGCAGTTTTAGGGTGAAGAGAAAAGGCCTCACTGGGAAGGTGCTATTTGAGCAGAGCGGAAGCAAGTGAGACATGCAGATACTGGGGAAGAATGTTCTAGGCAGAACAGTCTGCACTTGCAGAGGCAATGAGGCTGTATTGTCCTTAGCAAGTCCAAGGAATAACTGGGAGGCTGAGGTGCCTGAGTCAGGGATGAATAAGGGGCAGAGTTGGAGGAGAGGGGCTCTGAGAGGCAACAGGGGCCAGATTGTCATGGACTGTGGTAAGTTACCTCGATGCTCCTTATTGTCCtgctccacttttttttttcccacagcaCTGAGTGAGATGGAGCCAGGGCAGCTCTCTGAGTCAAGCAATGCTGTGATCTAACTCAGGTGTTAACAGGTCCCTATGGCTGCATGTTTGAAACAGACTGTGgggtgaggaaggaggaggcCACTGTAATAATCCAGGCAGGAGAGGTTGGAGGCTGGACCAGGAAGAAGAAATGGCTGGATTCTAGGTGGATTTCAAAAGTGGAACCAATTGATTGGGCATGAGGCAAAGAAGAGGATGGACCAAGATGACATTAAGATTAATGAAtgagtggttaccagagactggggtcGGGGGGTCAAGACAGGTACAGGTTgcccaacaggtacaaaattcagttagatagaagaaataagtttttatgttttgttgtaTAGTAGAAAGACTATGCTtaacagttaatttttgtatatgacaaaatagctagaggagaggcttttgaatgtttttgccacaaagaaatgataaatgcatgaggcgTTGACCCATTAACTACCCTAActtgattattatacaacatatatgtatcaaaacatcagatggTACTCCATAAGTgtgtataattacaatgtatcacttaaaacaaaatttgggggctggctggcttACTTGGGcaagcgtggtgctggtaacaccaaggtcacaggtttgaatccccatactggccagctgccaaaaaaaatttttttttttaaattggaacagtataacctaaaaaaaaagattgaatgaATGATTGTTGACATGGAGGAGTGGGCTAGGAGCTGATGGATTAGAAGCTGGCAACAGAATCCTAAACTATAGGTTTGAGAGTTTATTTCAGGAGCAAGGTCAAGGCCCAAATATCAGCACCTCAGTGAAATCCTCCCCTGCAGACCAGGTCAGGGCACCTGGCTGTGCTCACTCAGGCTTAAGCTTCTCCTTATCAGCACATATTACAGTTGGAATGACATTCAACAGATATTCATAGCACACCGAATCTGTGCAGGCTCTGTTCTAAGccttttacatgtattatctcatttaattctctctaaGGGTAGGGGCTTTTCTTATCCCCATTAAATAgggaaagtgaggcccagagaggttaagtaacttgtccggGGTTACACAGCTAGGAATTAGAAGAAGTGAGACTGACCCTATGCAGATGGGTTCCAGAGCCTGGTTCCCAAACAACTACACTCCACTGTCTCTCAATCAACAGTTTTAGTAGGAGGCAGTGGTAGGCAGGACCAGGATGGGGGCTGTGGAGAAGTAGCCATATTCTGGATGTGTTTGGATGGCAGAACTAACAGAATTTGCAGATGAAATACAATGTGGAGTATAAGGGACAGAATAAGAGAGGAATGGAGGATGATCCCAAGGCTTagggcctgagcaactggaaagaATAACTGAGACAAGGAAGGCTTAaagaggagcaggtttggggggGAAATCAGGAGTTGAGTTTTCAACATGTAACTTTAAAATATCTACTAAATGTTCACATGGAGACGTAGAGCAGTTACGTGTGCAATTCTGAAGTTTAAGAGAAAGTTTCAGGTTGGAGATACATAATTGGAAGTTGTTGCTGAGTGGCAGTTAAAGCCACAAGTGGATCAGGTCTATGCCAGTGTTCATGGCCCTTGTTGGAATTAGTGAGCACTTGGCTGGCTTCCTGACCAtcccctatccctaaagctaggAGATGAGGATGTGGTGAATGGCTCAGCCTTCTACACCAAGAGCAGCTACCAGCCACATGGCCGCTGGGCAGAACGAGCCGACCAAGAGCCCCTCAAGACCATCCTGGATGCTCAGGACTTGGATTGCTACTTTACTCCCATGAAGCCCAAGAGTCTGGAGAACTCCATTCTGGATACAGTGGAGCCACAGAGCCTGGTGGGCTTGCTGAGCGAGGTATGTACTGTCCATTCCAGCAAGGCCTGCAGCCCCTACACCATGACTGCCCACCCAGGACTTGGGGCCTCAGTGCTCAGTTTTGAACATAGGCCTGACTGTCCCACTCCAGGGCTAAGAGAGGATTACGTGAGATGGTGGAGGGCAGGAGGGTGAGCCCTGGGCCTAGTGCACAACAAGACTTCCCAGGGCAGACAGGGAGTCTTTGGCGAGTGGGGAGCATTCAAATAGATAGGGCCCTGGCTCTATcctttcctggctgtgtgacatAAAGTAAGAGGCTTGCCTCACTGGGCTTTGGTTTTCCAAAAAATGGTCATAATGATCTCTGACTCACGGGGCTTTTACAGAAATTCAGTGCTAAGAACAGTGCCTGGGTCCATAGAGGTGTCCAAGCAACTTCAGCTCTTACtctattttccaaacaaaattcttttttttttctattacataaTTGTTGTTCTTTATTGTGGTATAATATACATACAACAATATGCACAGATCTTTGGCATACAGCTTGATGAATTACCTGTGTAATTCGTATGTATCCACCACTACAATCAAAATATAGAGTATTTTCTACCTCTTGGAAGACCCCGTTGTGCCCCTCCTAGGCAATACCCCCCATCCAAGGTGACCAATATTCTGATCTCTCACCATGGATTGGTTGgcttgttcttgaacttcatataaaataGACTCTTCGAGGGTTGAGCCTCATCATTTTTGGATTCATACCTATTCCTTATGTGCAATGGAACCGAGACTGCAGGGAGGACGTAGAATGAGCTCATGGTGAGCAGGGCACTTGGCACAGGCACAGGTGTCCAACAGTGGGGACTACAGGCATTGTTCCTATTATGCCATTGTTGGCCTAACTCCTAGCGGCTTGTGAGGGGCCTGGATGCCTCAGCTGCTTCAGAATGGCCGTGCTCTCTTCATGCCACAGTCGGAGAGTCCCCAGGAGGATGGCTGTGGGCATCCCTCCTTCCTACCCCTACAGAGGGATTCTTCTGAGGCTGGCAAGCTCGTCATCTGCTCACTGGAGGCAGAAGTGACAGTCACAGGGACAGACAGGTGGGTGGCCCTTGCACACCAAAGAGAGCCTTAGTTGGAGAGAAACCTCAGCTGATAGGCACACACTGGAAGAACTTCTTTCTGCTCTCCCAGTGGGCTTGTGGGAGTGGGGATGCATGAGGCCTGGATAGGGCAGGAGCCCAGTCCTGCAGCCTCAGCTGCAGCCTTGGTTTCCCTGGTTCCAAGTGGAGGGCAGAGGGTTCCTGAGGGAAAGAAGGGAGCAtttggaggaggcaggagaggcagAAGTATTGCCCCCAATAGGAGCAGGGTTTGGATGCCTGGGGGTTCTGTGTCAGAATTCACTCATCAAAGTTACTattccctcaccccacccccattggCATCGCAGCAAGTACTGTGAGAAGGAAGCAGACGGAGGGCCTGAAGACCAGCATGGTGACCCCTACCTCAGGGTTTCCTCCATCAGCTCGAAGGATCAGAGCCCTCCTGAGGGTGAGTGAGGGACCCTGTGAGAGTCTGTTCATTCAGCTAGGCCCCTTTCTGGGCCTCGAAGGTGACCTTGACCCAGTCCTCCTGAAGCTCACTCTGTCGCAGaagacagacatggtccctgccatTACCTGAGGATTATGGAGCCCACTGCCCACCATCTGagagcccagctctgccaccttctTGATGTATAACTTCGCTGGGCCAcaagaatgggggtggggtggggcagaggatGTTATTATTTCCATCTCCGGATAAGGAAACTGGAGCCCAGGGAAGCTGAGCCACTTGCCTGCTCAACTTGGAAGGGGCCCCAGCTGTGGGCTCCTGACCGCATGCTCTGCTTCTTCAGACTCAGGGGAGTCAGAGGCTGACTTGGAGTGCAGCTTCAGCACCATTCATTCCCCCTCTCCGCTGCCTGACCTAGACCCTCGGTTTGCCATGACAGTGCTGCACACACCAGGTAAGCAGAGGCCAGACACATTGGGAAGGGCAATGCCTGGGCCTGGCTAAGGGATGGTCATAGTTTGTAACCACTGGCCCCACATCAGCTCTGGACTTGGcactcactgagcctcagtttcttcacctggtGGACAGGGAGGTTTCCTTCTCAGCCCATTGGCAACAGGGCGTGTGATGGGCGAGTCCAGCTTTCTCCATTGTTAAGTGGCGTCTGTCGTGACTCCTGGTGTTGAtggctttctcttctcccctccctcccccatcgcCTCTCTGCAGGACGCCCAGGCACCACAGAAGGAGAGTTGTCTCGGCCCGAAGGTCCAGGCATGTGCAGTGGCTCCCTGCCACAGACTCCTGAGCAGGAGAAGTTCCTCCGCCACCACTTTGAGACACTAACTGACGCCCACCCTGAAGGTAGGGCCCTGCCGTGCTCTGAACCCTGCCTGGGCTGTCCATCCAGTGCTGGGCACAGTGTGGGTGTCTCTGGAGCAGAGCTTCCCCTggcagagtgggggtggggaaagtaAGTGGGAGAGCATACCTTTTCTCTTAAGGACTGAGCTGCACAGttcttcctctccctgctccatccACTCCAGACTTGTTTGTGTCACGACTCTTGATGGGGGCTTCTAGGGATCACCTGCTAGTCTGTGGGTCTGCCTGGGTCCAGGGCTGGTTGTCTGGAGGGATTCTGAGGGCCCCTTTGCCATCTTCCCCTAGAGCTCTTCCGTGGGTCCCTGAGAGATGTGAAGGTCTCTGAGGGCGAGGACGACTTCTTCAATCCCCGGCTGAGCATCTCAGCCCAGTTCCTCTCACGCCTCCAGGAGACACCCAGGTAGAAGCTAGTAAAGCACCACCCCACATTCCCACTCTCTGTAGGCCCCTACCCCCGTGGTTGTGTCCCTCAGGCACCCCAAGAAGGAAGGCTGAGTGAATGTCCCTCTCCCACCTTGTTTCCTCCCAGCAGGTTCACCCACGCCTTCCCTCCCCGGCTCTCCCCACACCTTGTGAAGTCTCCGGAGGTCAAGCCCACCACAGACCGAGGGAGAAGCCAGCCCAGAGCTGAGCCCCTGAGAGCAGGTACTGGCTACTCCTCCCCAGACAGGACCAACGTGAGTATTGGGGCTGCCTCCTTCAAGGCATAGGGTTGGGAGCCAGGAGGCCTTCTCCTCACCTCAGAGCTGTACTTGCAGGTTCTCTCTTGGGGGAAGGCTGAGGAGCCCCTCGAGACCCTAGAGGCCTGGTGCCCGCTGAGTGAGTACCCCAACCCCAAATGAACAGCCCTGGGTTTCTCAGCAGGCGGCCCTGGGTTCCCAGCTGAACTGTGGACAGTGTTCATTGAGACGCTGCAGCCCCTTGAGGCAGGGCCCTGCCCATCTGCTCTGTGGCTAGGCTGTGAGAGTGAACCATCTGCTTCCTTTGCAGCCTCCGGTCTGTCAAGCCTGGCACTCTGTGTCCCTTCCTCCTCAGTGCTGCCCACAGACAGGAAGCCTCCAATGCCCACATCCATACCTGACCCAGGCCTGGCTCAGGGTATCCGTGCCCCCTCCATCTGTTCTTATATGGAGGCCACTGCCAGCTCCTGTGCCAAAATGTCACGCAGCATCTCCCTTGGGAACAGTGAGAGCTCTGTCATGGTTGAGCAGACCAGGCCCCTCCGCAGGCCCTCATCTGTGGGGGAGCTAGCCTCCCTGGGCCAGGAGCTCCAGGCCATCACCACCACAGTGGCACCCAATTCTGGCAGTGAAGGCCAAAAGCCTGCCCTGACCTCCTGGGGCAACCATGAGGCCCGGGCCAGCCTGAGACTGACCCTGTCAAGTGTCTGTGACGGGCTCCTGCTGCCCCCATCTCCACTAGAGCCGCCCACCACATGTGTCTGGTCCCAGGAGCCTGTGGACACCCACCCTGATGTCATGGTCACAGCAGGCAGCttcccaacccccaaccccatGGACATGAGCGCCCTGAAGCACCACTACTCTGCCTTTCTCCCAAGGCTCCTAACCCTTAGGCCCCTCAACCCTCCTGCCCACCCCAACAGCCCCCAGCTCCCAGAGGCCAGGCCTGGGGTCCCTGATAGCACTGCCTCCCTCCTGGAGCCTACCTCTGGTGAGTACCACTCTTGGGACAAGGGACTATCCCCTAAGCTCATCCCATGTGCTAGCTGGTTCAGCTCCAAAGGTGGGCACTTGATCTGGCCACAGGGACTGTGCTATTCATTAATTCCTTCATTTACTTaaacatttaatgagcactttTGTACATGTTAGGCTTTGTTCTAGGCACTAGGGACATGGGGCATGGTGCTAGGCAAGACTtcagagaattgacatcttagtTGGGGGAGATGCTCAGACCAAATCTCTAAAGAAAGTATCAAATGTGTTAGGAAGTGATATGTGCTAAGGAGAGAAATATGAGGGGATGGTTAGGGAGTGAGAAGCGGGGGCAGTGCAGTTTTAAACAGGATGATGAAAAACAGCTTCAGGGAGAAGGttgcatttgagcagagacctgcagaggggagggaagggaaccTTGGGGCTTGAGGGAAGTGCTCCAAACAGAGGGACAACAGGTAGAATCAGCCCAGCCACCCTGGCCTCTCTCAGATCAGCTAAAATGTAGAGGTGTCTTGCTTCTTCCCTCCTCTCTACCCCCAGATGCATTCAGTCTGATTCAGGGCAGCCCTGGACACTGGGGGGAGCCCAGGGTGCCAGCCAAGGTCCTGCCCCCAGCTCCCCTTGAGCTGAGCAGTGTGAGGAACGTCTTGCACAGGCTGCAGACTGCCTTCCAAGAAGCCCTTGACCTTTACTACATGGTAAGCTGAGCCCCAAGGTTGAGGGGAAGGGTTGAGGAGTCTCCCTGGGACTGCCTGGCTTGGGTGGCCCCTGACAAGGTTGCCATTTCTTACAGTTGGTCTCCAGCAACCAGGTGAGCGCCCAGCAGGAGCAGGCACGGACTGAGCTGGCATCCACTTTTCTTTGGATCCACAGCCAGTTGGAGGCCAAGGACTGGCTGGTTGGGACCAAGgtgggcccagcccagcccctgcccagcccagatCACCCTTCCCCACCTATACTGTGCCCCCTGGCCAGCCCAGACTTGCATGCCCTGCTGGAACACTACTCAGAGCTGCTGGTGCAGGCCGTGAGGAAGAAGGCGCGGGGGGACTGAGGGCCAGCAGCGGCCCGCCACCCTCCACCACAGCCCTgctacattttaagaaataagtattttaagCAAATAAACTGACAGCTTGGGGGAATATTTCCTGTTGCCTGTCCTGGCTCGTCCACCAAGCCCTTTTCAGGTGgatgcagggagggagggcaaAGGGCAGTGCTCAGGTGAACTGAGTCCCAGAGGGAC includes:
- the WDR62 gene encoding WD repeat-containing protein 62, translated to MAALGPGGYARNDAVEKQPSIMAGVPARRGQSSPPPAPALCLRRRTRLMAAPEDTVHNRVSLEKILGITAQNSSGLTCDPGTGHVAYLAGCVVVILNPKDNKQQHIFNTARKSLSALAFSPDGKYIVTGENGHRPAVRIWDVEEKSQVAEMLGHKYGVACVAFSPNMKHIVSMGYQHDMVLNVWDWKKDIVVASNKVSCRVIALSFSEDSSYFVTVGNRHVRFWFLEVSTEAKVTGTVPLVGRSGILGELHNNVFCGVACGRGRVAGNTFCVSYSGLLCQFNEKRVLEKWINLKVSLSSCLCVSQELIFCGCTDGIVRIFQAHSLHYLANLPKPHYLGIDVAQGLEPSFLFCRKAEAVYPDTVALTFDPVHQWLSCVYKDHSIYIWDVKDINKVGKLWSELFHSSYVWNVEVYPEFEDQRACLPSGSFLTCSSDNTIRFWNMDSRTDSHWQKNIFSNTLLKVIYVENDIQHLQDMSHFPDRGSENGTPLDVKAGVRVMQVSPDGQHLASGDRSGNLRIHELHFMDELVKVEAHDAEVLCLEYSKPETGLTLLASASRDRLIHVLNVEKNYNLEQTLDDHSSSITAIKFAGNRDIQMISCGADKSIYFRSAQRTSDGLHFVRTHHVAEKTTLYDMDIDITQKYVAVACQDRNVRVYSTVNGKQKKCYKGSQGDEGSLLKVHVDPSGTFLATSCSDKSISVIDFYSGECIAKMFGHSEIVTSMKFTYDCHHLITVSGDSCVFIWHLGPEITNCMKQHLLEINHQEQQQQQQHTKDRKWSSHPRQETYVSMPSEIRSLSPGEQTEDELEEECEPEELLKTPSKESLDPDPRCLLTNGKLPLWAKRLLGDEDVVNGSAFYTKSSYQPHGRWAERADQEPLKTILDAQDLDCYFTPMKPKSLENSILDTVEPQSLVGLLSESESPQEDGCGHPSFLPLQRDSSEAGKLVICSLEAEVTVTGTDSKYCEKEADGGPEDQHGDPYLRVSSISSKDQSPPEDSGESEADLECSFSTIHSPSPLPDLDPRFAMTVLHTPGRPGTTEGELSRPEGPGMCSGSLPQTPEQEKFLRHHFETLTDAHPEELFRGSLRDVKVSEGEDDFFNPRLSISAQFLSRLQETPRFTHAFPPRLSPHLVKSPEVKPTTDRGRSQPRAEPLRAGTGYSSPDRTNVLSWGKAEEPLETLEAWCPLTSGLSSLALCVPSSSVLPTDRKPPMPTSIPDPGLAQGIRAPSICSYMEATASSCAKMSRSISLGNSESSVMVEQTRPLRRPSSVGELASLGQELQAITTTVAPNSGSEGQKPALTSWGNHEARASLRLTLSSVCDGLLLPPSPLEPPTTCVWSQEPVDTHPDVMVTAGSFPTPNPMDMSALKHHYSAFLPRLLTLRPLNPPAHPNSPQLPEARPGVPDSTASLLEPTSDAFSLIQGSPGHWGEPRVPAKVLPPAPLELSSVRNVLHRLQTAFQEALDLYYMLVSSNQVSAQQEQARTELASTFLWIHSQLEAKDWLVGTKVGPAQPLPSPDHPSPPILCPLASPDLHALLEHYSELLVQAVRKKARGD